The nucleotide window CCGCCTCGCCGGGGACCGCAAGCATCGATTACACGAGCGATCGGTACGGCAAGCTCAAGACGCAACCCGTGCGGATCATGTTCAAGCCGGTCCTCGGCGTGGAGGCGCCCGCTTCGGCGCGCGGCGGGGAGAACATCACGGCGCGCCTCATCCTGGTCGACGACAAGGGCGCTCCCATGCCCGGCGTCGAAGTCTCCGCGACCCTCGTCTCGCCGGCCGGGAACGTCACGTTCAAGAACCGCACGGACGCGCGCGGTGTCGCAGAGGTGCGGATAGGCACGCCCCGATCGGCGGGCTCGGGTTTCCTCCAAGCCTCTTACGCCGGGGATTCGGGCGCCGTCCCTGTGAACAGCACCGCCCCCTTCGAGGTCCTTGCGGCGAAGACCACGGAAGTCACGCCACCCGTGAACCTCGGGACCCTCACGACACTCCTGTTCCTCGCCGTTCCAGTGGCGGCGATCGCGGGCGCCGCCTACTTCTTGAAGAACCGCATGCCGAAGAAGCGCGCGGCCGTGGAGGTCGCTGCTGGTGTCCGCCTCGAGATGAAGTTCAATGAGATCGACGACGACCTCCCGGACGTCTGGGGGCCCGGGACCCCCGTCACCCTCGAAGTGCGCCTTACACGTACCATCGCGCCCGAGGGGCCCATTGCCGGACAGGTCGAGCTCAAGATCGACGAGGAGACGCTCAAGCTGACGACAGACGCCGAGGGCGCGGCCGGCCACACCGTCACCTTCGACAAGGAGGCCGATGTCGTTTGCGAGGCCACCCACGTGCCAGCGAGCGGTCCATGGGTCTCGGCCACGAGGGTACTTAGACTCGTCGATTACCGCCGTGAGATAGAACAGGAGTACAAAGCGCTCCTCGAGACCGTCAAGGCGAAGGGCCTCCCCGTGAAACACGACACGACACCTCGCGAACTCGAGGCGATGATAGTGGACACGTTGGAGACGTCGACGCAAGCCCCCACCGTGATGGCCGCGGGTAGACGCGGCGCCGACGAGGCCGTGTCGGTCTTCGAGATCACGAACTACGGGACGAGGCACCTCACCCGCGACGACTTCGTCCGCTTCTACAGGGCGAAGCGGGCCGTACTGGAATACCTGGGGGTCGAGTGATTGGCGGGCCGATCGTCGGTCCCTGGAGCCGCCCCGGTGAGCGCCGATGTCGGCCCGACCTCCACGGAAGGGGCGCGGAAGAAGCAAAAGCGCCCTTGGGGCCTGTATTTCAAGATCCTCCTTGCCCCCGTCTTCGCCTACGTCGTCTTCGACCACGCTTCGGTCTTCGGCCCCGACGGGCCGCTTCCCATCGAATTCGCCGACGCTGGGGTCAAGGCGTTTGAAGAGCCCCTCTACGCGCTCATCGCGCTCCGCTTCTTTTCGAACCTCCTCCAACTTCGCCTGCCCTATGAGAAGAACCCGTTGCCGCGCCTTGGGCGGTCCGTGGCATGGGCCGCGTTCTGGTCGCTCTTCTTCCTCTTCACGCTCGAGGACCTGTTCACGTCGAAGGACCTCAACGTGACGCTCCTTGCGGCCGGCGCTCCCGCGTTCGTCATCGGCCGGGCCCTTTACAAGGAAGAGAAGCTCGTCCAGAAGACCGATCTCCAACGGCGCCTCGCCTACGCCCTCTCGGGCGTCATCCTCATGGCGGCCGGTGTGTTCGCCTTGGGTCAGGGCGCCGGCCCGTTCGTCCCGTACCGGACGGAAGTGACGGCCACGGCCCTCGTAGGCACCGTGGTCCTGACCCTTCTCGTCCTCTTGATCCCGCTCATGAACCACCGCAACCTCCAGCTTCGGTGGTTCGCCCGCGAGTTCGGCACCGCCCGCGGCAAGACCGTCAGCCTCGCGACCACGATCTACGGCTACTACGCGTTCCGGCCGACGATCGCCGGCGGCCTCGCCCACCTCGAAGTGTACGAGTATTTCCTAGGGCTTACGCTCGCAGGCTACGTCTTCGGCCGGGTGAGGAACCATTACAGGCGCGAGATGTCGGAAACGCCCTACGTCTCGACGCATCGGAAACATTCGCAGGAGATCGAGAAGCGGCCGGACCGCACGTTCGTCGAGATCAAGGAGACCGTGGCCGGGTTCCTCGCGGGCCGCAACGTGAAGGACAAGTATCGCGGCGTTCTCGCGGAGGCGCTCAAGGGCAGCGGTCTCGAAGATTCGGAGGTCGCAAGCACCCTTTCGAAGGTGGACGCGTACAAGGACGAGAAGAGACCGCTCGTCGGGCTGGCGTTCATGGTGAAGAAGGTGAACGAGCGCAACAGGGCACGACGCCTCGAACTCCACAATCAGGTCATGCATAGTCTAACGGGTGGGCAACAGGCATGATGGGAAACCAATGGAAGGAAGAGTGCGACTTGATCATCGAGTCCGTAGGCTCGGTGTTCGTCGGGAACAGGCTGATATTGCGAAAACTCCTCGCCGGCGCCCTTGCGAACGGGCACATCCTGTTCGAGGATTACCCGGGCCTTGGGAAGACGCTCCTCGTCAAGGCGTTCGGAAAGAGCATCGGGTGCGTGACGACGCGCGTCCAGTTCACGCCCGACATGCTTCCCGCCGACATCGTTGGGACGAAAGTGTGGAACACGAAGGCCGGCGAGTTCACGCTCGCAAAGGGGCCGGTGTTCACGAACGTGCTCCTCGCGGATGAGATAAACCGTTCGCCGCCGAAGACGCAATCGGCGCTTCTTGAAGCGATGGAAGAGCGCCAGGTCACGATCGAAGGCGAGACGTTGAAACTCGGCACCCCGTTCTTCGTCCTGGCCACGCAGAACCCCATCGAACAGGAGGGGACGTACCCTTTGCCGGAGGCGCAGATGGACCGGTTCCTCCTGAAGCTCTCGACGGGTTACCCGCAGAGCCTCGACTCCGAGACGGAGATCCTCCGACGTCGCATCGGTTGGAAGAAGGACGACCCGACCGATGACGTGAAACCGGTCATGGACGTCACGCGTTTCCGGGCACTCCAGGAGAAAGTGGAACGCGACGTGTTCATCCACGACGCGATCCTCAAGTACATCGGCGAGGTCGTGAGGGCGCTACGAGACCATCCAAAGGTCGAGGTCGGCCCGTCGCCTCGCGGCTCTCTAGCCCTTCTACGCATCAGCCGCTCGAACGCCTTCTTGAGCGGACGCGATTTCGTGACCCCCGACGACGTGAAGGTGTACGCGATCGAAGCCCTTGCCCACAGGACGATACTCGACCTCGAGCACACGCTCGAAGGCCTGAAGCCCGAAGACGTCGTGAAGGAGGTCCTCGCTTCGATCGAGACGCCGATGAGGTTCAAGAAGACGGAAGCAGGCGTACCGGAAGCCGAGGAACCGAAGGTGACGGTGCAGCCAGCGCCCGTCGCAGCGGTACAAACGCCCGCCGTCGTCGAACCGAAGAAGAAGAAACGGTTCCTGTGAGGCGGATGGGCGAAGAGCCGTCGCGGATGCTTCCGACGCGCGTGACGCCGGGAGACGCCACGCGTGATTCCATCATAGGAGTAACGACGAACGATGCATAGCGCCACGACGCCCGCTCGACCTACGACGTTTCGCCCGGCGGGCGCCTTGCCGCAGATGGAAGAGAAACCGGTTCCACCGCCCGAAAAGGTCGAGAGCCCCATACGGCCGACGTCAGGACTCACGCGCACCGGCTACTCGGTCCTCGCCGCAGCGACGACCCTCATGTCCTTGGGCCTTGCCCTCGGGAACTACTACTTCATCTTCGCCGGCCTCTTCCCGCTCTTTCTCGCCCTCGTGGCGATGTCGCAGCCCACGCCATCCGGCTTCACAGTCACCCGCGAAGTCACGGGCGTGCCGGCCCGCACGGGCGATCGCGTCAAGGTCGCTCTCAAGCTTCGTTGCGAAAAGGGGCGGGGTCTCATCGAAGCGTACGCGGCGATCCCTCCGTATTTCGAGCTCGTCGATGGGACGAACATCCAGCTCTTCGCGAAGGGCAGATCCATCGTCGAGAAAGAGTGGAGCTTCACGATACGCGTCACCAAACGGGGAAGTTACGTACTCCCGCCGCTTCTCGTCGAGAGCGTACACCCGCTTGGATTCCTGAAGCCGCACACCGAAAAGATCGGCGAACCGTTCACCCTCGACGTGAGACCGCGTCTGGCGCCGGTGAGACGGATCAGGGGGCTCGCCGGCATCGCGAAACGCCCATTTCCTGAAAACGACATGGCGAAGATCGGCATCAAGAGCAACGAGTTCCGGGAGATCCGCGAATACGTGTGGGGCGATCCGCCGAAGACGATCAACTGGAAGGCGACGGCGCGCCGCGGCGAGATGCCCGGCATGAGCCCGATGCCCCTCGTCAACGAATACGAGCGGGAGGGGAAGAAGACCGTCTTCCTATTCGTCGACGCCGCGAAGTACATGGAGGTGGGCTCGTCCGTGGAGAATGCGTTCGAATACGGGCTGGAGGCCGCTTCGGGGATCGCGCAGTACTACCTCGACCGCGGCTACCAGCTCGGCGCGTACTTCTACAACGCCGCCGAGACCAAACTCATCTATCCTGACAGCGGCAACAAGCAATTCATGAAGGTGACACAGGCAGCCGTCGGCGTCCAGGCCGGCGAGAGTCGCGAAGGGTTGCTAAGCGCCGTCGAGAAGTGCAAACATTACATCGTCACGGGCAAACCGCTTGTCATCATCGTCACGAGGCCGAGCGGAGATGTCGAAGCGACCGTCGGTGGGATCAAGCGCATCCGTGGAATACTTGGTAGACGCAAGCGCCGGCTCCCGGTCCTCGTGATAAAACCCGAGTTCCTCTCGCTCATGGGCGCCGCGGGCATCGCGGAGGCCGATGCGACGCGGATACTCGCGAAGATCGAACGTCCCGCGAGTATGCGGGTGAGAAAGCTCGGTGTCTCTATGATAGAGTGGGATCCGCGTAAGACCAGTTTCGCGGCGGCCTTCGTAGGGAGGAGTCTATGAGCACGTGTTCCAGATTCTCGTCGTTGGCCACGACGTTTGGGCGGCAGAGCCTTCGCACGGTCGCGGCACGGGGGGTCGGATGATGGCGATCGATCTTGCCCGGTTGGCGCGCGGCATCGGCTTCGCGCTTCTTTACGCCTTCTCGCTCGCCGTCATACTATGGCAATCCCCGATCTACGCGACGCTTCCCGGCGACATCCCGTTGCCATACATCCACTTGTTCCCGCTCGGACCCTTGGCAGCCCTCTTCTTTGTGGCGGCCTTCTTCATCACGATGGTGGCAGTGCTCCCGAAGCGTCACGAGGTCGGCGCCTTCGTCATCCCGCTGACCGTCACCCTCCTCATCACCGGCTTCGCCTTCAGCAACATCGATTGGACGCGCGTGATCGTGAACCTCCACCTCACCCAAGGGGGCCTCCCGCCGGCGCAAAGCGTCGTGCTCACCTGGGTCCCCCTTTCCATACTCGTCCTCTACTTCGAGAACGAGGAGGCCGTCCGGCTCCGCAGACACTACGTCGCGAAAGGCATAGACGAGGCGGAGGCGCAAGATGCGGCGAGGAACGTGCGGATATCGAGCCTCCAATGGATACTTCCGGCCGTCGCGACGACGCTCATCGTGTTCTTCGCGTTCAGTTACTCTCGTAGCGGCGGCCTACAGGATGCGGTGAAGAGCCTTCCCATCGGGATAATCTTCGTCCCGCTGATGCTTGCCGTGTTCGTCGCTGTGCTCGCGTACGTGTTCAGCCAGCGAAAGTGAGGGGGCGGTCGAGTGGATGGCGCGGGAGCGAGGCCGGGGACCGCGCCCATCGCCTGAAAAACCACGTGACAAGGTCGAGCTGGTCTGCGCGATACGTCAATGCCAATCCCTTAAATACCTCTATTAGAATCCGGGCCCGAGCACGATGGCTTTCCACTCTTCACGCAACAGAAGCGTCCTCGTGACGGTCCTTCTCTTGGCGGCGGCCGTGGCGGTTGCCACGGACATCGAGGCGTTTTCAGGCGGATTGGACAGGCGGATCGACCCAGATCTCGTCGTCGGCTGTACGTGCCACAACAAACTTCCAAGTAGTGCAGTGAAGATCGGCCTCGAAGGCATCCCAGCGAACTACACGATCGGCGACAAGTACACCCAGAAGACCTACCCGATCAACATCTCCATCCTCTCTGGCGGGCCCGACGTAGCGCCGGGAAAGGCTCAAGGCGGGTTCAACCTCAACGTGTCCGCGGGAAGACTCCAGGTGCCCAAGGACGCCAAAGACGTCCAGATAATGGAGATCACGAACGATGCGACGCAGACCCCGGCGGGGAACAAGCAGCGCTCGTGGATGGTCGAGTGGGTCGCCCCGGCCGCCCCGAGCGGCCCCGTCGAATTCATCCTCACGGTGAACGCCGTGAACGGGAACGGCGTGCAGGACGAGGAGGGTAAGACCCCCGAAGTCGGCACCGCCCAACAAGACGCTTGGAACCGCGTCATCCTCATATCGGAGGGCTCGGGCGCCGCGGCCGCCGGCGGGCACGCGGGCGGCGGCATCCCCGTGAACGAGATCGGCGTCACCTGGCACGCCCACTGGGTCGGCGTCGCGTCATTCTTGGCGCTTTTCGTCCTCTATGTGTTCACTTTCTTCATCCTCCGGTACGGTGAATCGAAGCATGCGACCGATCACCGCGACAGGAGCGAGGGCGCTTCGAAGGGCGCCGGGTCCGTCGTCACCGACGCGAAGACGAACAAGCTCCTCATGTGGATGGCGATAATCGCTGCGATTCTCATCGCACTCGAGATCGCGTTCGCTTCAAAGCTCATATAGGAGGAACGGAAATGGCCGCTACCCAACGCACGATCAAGAAGGGGCCGCAACAGGGCGACGTGACACGCTCGGAAGCGGCGACGGAGCCCCCGTCGGTCGCCGTCGCCATCGTCCTCCTGTCCATAATCGTCCTCTACTTCTCCGTCGCCTTCATAATAGGCCTCTTCGCGGGTGGGAACACCATCGCCACCCAACAGGTCCTGGCGCTCGACCTCGGTGGCGCCTTTATCGGCATGGCGTTCATCCTTTCACTTTACAGGCGCTACTTCCTTCCAGACGTCATGGTAGTGAAGAAGCGACGCGACAAGTACGAAGACTTGTGACCGTGCATGATGCCCGGTCGGAAGGCCACGTGAGCAGTATGGGCCGTAATGGAGCGGCCTTCAAAGGCGGAACCGACGAAAGATGGACATGAAGGGCTTGGGACCAAGATGAGCATCGACCCCGAACTGGACTCTGAAGGCGGAAAGGGAGGAAAGATCTCCCGTCGGGCCTTCGTCAAGGGTGCGATGGGTGTAGCGGCGCTTGGAGCCACCGGTGCGACCGCGGCGGCCATCCTCAACCCGTTCTCCGTCCAAAAGGGCGGTTCCTCGGTGGTCGTCCCGTTCATCGGCGCGAAAAAGGTGAGCGGTCCGGCGCCTCAAGGGATACCGCAACTTCCTCTCAAGATCAACGGCGCGGGCGAGGTCGAGGGCGTCCCAACCGACGGAAAGACGAATTTCCTCGACTGGTTCAAGTACTGCGGCCACGACGCCGCGCCTGGCCTTCAGGAAAGTTACAGCGCCGGCGACAACGTGCTCGAATACTTCCTCACCGAGGAGAAGGTCGTCTCCATCCCGGATTCCGGTTTCGAGTTCTGGTACAAGTCAAAGCTCGGCTCCCGTGTCCTCGCCTCGGATTTCGATGGGCCGCTGAGTGCCACCGGTGTGGGAAAGGGCGCCGCCGTCAAGTGGCGTAGCAAAGGCCAGACCGGGAACAACATCATCACCGCCATCATCGTGAAAGTCGACCCCTCGAAGCTCAATTTCGAGCCCGCCGGGATCAAGAACGGTTTCCTCGCAGGGACACCTGGACTTCCGGACAAGAGCGGGAGCCTCATGGCTTTCGTCTCGTTCTGCAAGCACTTCTGCTGCGTCCCCGGCTACCACGAATCGAAGACGGCGGCCTCCCAGGGATTCTCGGACAAGCTCTTCTGCACCTGCCACTTCTCGGTCTATGACCCCGTCACCATCAAGGCATACGACCTTGTCCGCACCGTGGAGGACGGACACTGATGGCGACCACCACGAAGGAAGCACAAGTCGCGACGACGCGTGTCTACAGGAAGGTCACCCTTTTCGAGAAAGCCTTCCTCATCACGTTCGCTTGGCTCGACGAGCGATTGCGCATCAGGGCCTACATGGACGATCTCAGGGACTTCTACTACGGGCTCAACATGCAGTTCCCGCGTAGCCACACCGAGAAGTACAAGCTCCGCTCCATCTGGTACTGGTACCCCCTGTATTCCTTCGGAAGCATCTCGTTCATCGCCTTCATAGTCGCGACCGTCTCGGGGATAGTCTTGGCGCTCTACTACATCCCGTCAACGGCCCCGAAGACCGTGATGGGCTTCGAGGCGTCCGAGGCCTGGGGCTCGGTCGTCGACATAATGATCAACGTGCCGTTCGGTTTCATGATCCGCGCGATACACTTCTGGTCGGCGATGATAATGGTGGCAGCTGTCGTGCTCCACATGATACGCGTCTATTTCACGCAGGCCTACAAGAAGCCCCGCGAACTGAACTGGCTCATAGGTGTCGGGCTCTTCGGCGTGACCATCCTTCTCGGCTACTCCGGGTACCTTCTTCCCTGGAGCCAGTTGAGCTTCTGGGCCGGCCGCATCGGCCTTGAGATGTCGCTTGCCTCTCCCGTGATCGGGAATTGGCTCGCCGGGATGCTTTTTGGCGGGCTCGAGTTGAGCCAGGCCACGGTCACGAGGATGTATGTCCTCCACATCTTCCTCCTCCCGGCCGTCGCTTTCGGCCTCATGATACTGCACATGACGCTCGTTTGGATGCAAGGCATCGCGGAGCCGCATTGACATGACCATGGACGCCACGCCCCGGGACGTAAGCGCGAAGCGCCCGAAGGCAGCGGTGGCTTCCATTCCCCGCGTGTCGAGCGGCGGATCCTCGTCACAGATCACCATCGTGCGCCGGCTTGAGGCGCGGGGGACGGTGTCCCTATGAGCCTCTCCGAGCTCACGATGGAATACCTGAAGGACGCGAAGGCCATCGAGGCGGACAAACGCTCGAAGAAGCGTTACCGCGCCGTCGAAGGCCACCCGTTCTGGCCACACGAGGTCGTTCGCGACAGCGCGATGTTGTTCTTCTTCATGGGGATAATAATGGTGCTTTGCGCCCTCACGCCTTATTACCTCGAAGCACCGGCGAACCCGGCGGGGCAGCCCGAGGTGATCCTTCCTGACTGGTACCTCCTTTGGTCGTACGGCCTTCTCAAACCAGGGGTCGCGATCCCGATAACATTCGGTGAGACGGAACTCGTGAGCGGGAAACTCATGGGGATCCTCCTCAACATGGTGTTCGTAGGCATCCTCGCGGTCATCCCCTTCATCGATCGGGGAAAGAGCAAGCGGCCCGTCGAGTCTCCCTTCCAGGCGGCCTTCGGGATAGCGGGGCTGGTGTTCACCTTCATGGTGACGTTGTACTCGATCAACGGCGTCGTCTACGTCGAGTACGCAAAACCCATCTATCCAGGCATCCCGACATATGGTACGGATATCCTAGTCCCCGAGGTGTCGCTGCTCGCTTGGCTCGTCTGGACGCTGCCAGTCGTCTTCTTCGCGATCACCTACATGGGACTCAAGAAGGTCCAGAGGTTGGGCGGCTACGAGTTCAACCTGAACAGGACGTATTACAAGGTAAGGTAGACGGGACCATGGCGCGATGAGCCAAAAGGTCTCCCCCGAGTCGTTCAAACGCCTCGTCCGTTTCGCGCAACTGTTCGGCGCCGTCCTCTTCGCGCTCGGTCTTGACAATTCCTTCGGCATCACCCACGTCTTCCCCGTCAATCTCCCCTTGGGGCTTTCGCTTCTTGTGGCCGGGATAGGCGTGAGCGTCA belongs to Euryarchaeota archaeon and includes:
- a CDS encoding MoxR family ATPase, yielding MMGNQWKEECDLIIESVGSVFVGNRLILRKLLAGALANGHILFEDYPGLGKTLLVKAFGKSIGCVTTRVQFTPDMLPADIVGTKVWNTKAGEFTLAKGPVFTNVLLADEINRSPPKTQSALLEAMEERQVTIEGETLKLGTPFFVLATQNPIEQEGTYPLPEAQMDRFLLKLSTGYPQSLDSETEILRRRIGWKKDDPTDDVKPVMDVTRFRALQEKVERDVFIHDAILKYIGEVVRALRDHPKVEVGPSPRGSLALLRISRSNAFLSGRDFVTPDDVKVYAIEALAHRTILDLEHTLEGLKPEDVVKEVLASIETPMRFKKTEAGVPEAEEPKVTVQPAPVAAVQTPAVVEPKKKKRFL
- a CDS encoding DUF58 domain-containing protein is translated as MEEKPVPPPEKVESPIRPTSGLTRTGYSVLAAATTLMSLGLALGNYYFIFAGLFPLFLALVAMSQPTPSGFTVTREVTGVPARTGDRVKVALKLRCEKGRGLIEAYAAIPPYFELVDGTNIQLFAKGRSIVEKEWSFTIRVTKRGSYVLPPLLVESVHPLGFLKPHTEKIGEPFTLDVRPRLAPVRRIRGLAGIAKRPFPENDMAKIGIKSNEFREIREYVWGDPPKTINWKATARRGEMPGMSPMPLVNEYEREGKKTVFLFVDAAKYMEVGSSVENAFEYGLEAASGIAQYYLDRGYQLGAYFYNAAETKLIYPDSGNKQFMKVTQAAVGVQAGESREGLLSAVEKCKHYIVTGKPLVIIVTRPSGDVEATVGGIKRIRGILGRRKRRLPVLVIKPEFLSLMGAAGIAEADATRILAKIERPASMRVRKLGVSMIEWDPRKTSFAAAFVGRSL
- a CDS encoding cytochrome b N-terminal domain-containing protein encodes the protein MATTTKEAQVATTRVYRKVTLFEKAFLITFAWLDERLRIRAYMDDLRDFYYGLNMQFPRSHTEKYKLRSIWYWYPLYSFGSISFIAFIVATVSGIVLALYYIPSTAPKTVMGFEASEAWGSVVDIMINVPFGFMIRAIHFWSAMIMVAAVVLHMIRVYFTQAYKKPRELNWLIGVGLFGVTILLGYSGYLLPWSQLSFWAGRIGLEMSLASPVIGNWLAGMLFGGLELSQATVTRMYVLHIFLLPAVAFGLMILHMTLVWMQGIAEPH
- a CDS encoding cytochrome bc complex cytochrome b subunit, encoding MSLSELTMEYLKDAKAIEADKRSKKRYRAVEGHPFWPHEVVRDSAMLFFFMGIIMVLCALTPYYLEAPANPAGQPEVILPDWYLLWSYGLLKPGVAIPITFGETELVSGKLMGILLNMVFVGILAVIPFIDRGKSKRPVESPFQAAFGIAGLVFTFMVTLYSINGVVYVEYAKPIYPGIPTYGTDILVPEVSLLAWLVWTLPVVFFAITYMGLKKVQRLGGYEFNLNRTYYKVR